Part of the Subtercola frigoramans genome, GGGCCGCGTGCCACCATCGCCGACCATCGCTGGCACTGACCCCTGCCGCTGACCCGGTCGTTCCGGGCAGGTCAATGCAGGAATGATGGCGGGAGAATGCAGCCCAGTCGGCACGTGCAGGGCGAAATCGAAATGCAGGGGGATATTCTCAGAGCATGGTCGACCCGGCACACGAACCCGAAACAGTTGTGGCCGGCCCGCGGCCGGAACCCGGCGATCTCACTGGGTTGGGCGAGGCGGCGACAGCCCTGGTTCGTCGGTGGCTCGCCGAGAGCGCAGACTCACCGGTCGATGACTCGGCTGCCCGGCTGGCCGGGGTGCTCAAAGACCCCAACGGGCTCGCCTTCACCGTGGGGTTCGTCGACGGCGTTGCACGACCCGATGATGCCGTCGTCGCGGGCAAGAATCTCGGCGAGCTGGCCGGTCTGACGCCCGAGTTCCTGCCACCACAGCTGCGTGCGGCGATCAAGGTCGGGGGTGCCCTGGGCGAGGCGCTGCCGTGGGTCGTCGTGCCCACGTCGAAGCGGGTGCTTCGCCGCATGGTCGGCCACCTCATTGCCGACGCCAGCCCTGCGAAGCTCGGCAAGGCCATTGCGGCACTCAGCGCTGAGGGTGTGCGGCTGAACATCAACCTGCTCGGCGAAGCTGTGCTCGGCGACCGGGAGGCGCAGAACCGGCTCAGCGGCACCCTCGAACTGCTGGCACGGCCAGACGTGGACTACGTCTCGGTCAAGGTGTCGTCGATCGCGGCAGAGCTGTCGATGTGGGCGTTCGACGAAACCGTGGAGCGGGTGGCGAACAGCCTCGTGCCGCTGTACAGGCTCGCGCTTCCGGGTGCTACCGGCGGCGGCGCCACGGGCTCCGCGAAGTTCATCAACCTCGACATGGAGGAGTATCGCGATCTCGACCTCACGATCGCCGTGTTCCAGAATGTGCTCGAGCGGCCCGAGTTCCGGCACCTCGAGGCCGGGATCGTGTTGCAGGCCTACCTGCCCGACGCGCTCCGGGCGATGCGCGGCCTGCAGGCCTGGGCGGCAGCACGCGTCGCGAACGGCGGGGCGCCGATCAAGGTGCGGCTCGTCAAGGGCGCGAACCTGGCGATGGAGCGGGTCGATTCGATCATCCATGGCTGGCCCTTGGCCACCTGGAGCAGCAAGCAGGAGACCGATACGAACTACAAGCGGGTGCTCGACTGGGCGCTCACACCGGAGCGCGTCGATGCCGTGAAGGTCGGCATCGCCGGCCACAACCTCTTCGACATCGCCTTCGCCTGGCTCCTCGCCGAACGCAGGGGCGTCACCGGGTCGATCGACTTCGAGATGCTGCTCGGCATGGCCACGGCGCAGGCCGACGCAGTGCGGCGCCAGGTCGGCGGGCTCCTGCTCTACACGCCGGTCGTGCATCCTCGGGAATTCCCCGTGGCCATCAACTACCTCGTGCGACGGCTCGAGGAGAACGCGAGCGACGAGAACTTCATGTCGGCGGTGTTCGACATCGGTGCCGACCCGGCGGCCTTCGAGCGCGAGAGGGCCCGTTTCGCCGCGTCGCTGGCCGTGCTCGAGGCCGAGCTGGCGGCGCCAATGGATGATCGGGCTCCCCGTTCTGCAGACGAACCCGCTGCCGCCGTCGTGCCGCTGCCGCTGCCGCGCCGAACCCAGGACCGCGCCGACCCCGAGACCCTCGAGGCACCGCCGCGGGGAGTCTTCGAGAACACGCCAGACACCGACCCCTCGCTGCCGGCCAACCGCGACTGGGCCAGGGCAATTCTGAGTGGGGTCGAATCGTCGACCCTGGGAGAACAGACGCTCCAAGGCGTGCACTACGCCGACCCCGAGTTGCTCGACGGGCTGCTCGAGCGCGTCGCGGCGGCCGGGCGCGCGTGGGGTGCACAACCGGCCGAGGTTCGTGCCGCAGCGCTCCGACGGGCTGGCCTGGCGCTCGAGGCGAACCGCGACCTCCTGCTCGAGGTCATGGCGAGCGAGACGGGCAAGACCATCGCCGAGGGTGACCCCGAGGTCAGCGAGGCCGTCGACTTCGCCCGTTACTACAGCGTGCAGGCGAGCGAACTCGAACGAGTAGATGGCGCGACTTTCGTGCCGCCCGCACTCGTCGTCGTTGCGCCGCCGTGGAACTTTCCGGTGTCGATCCCCGCGGGGGGTGTGCTTGCCGCGCTTGCGGCCGGGGCGGGCGTGGTCTTCAAGCCTGCGCCCCAGGCGAGGCGCTGCGCCGCGGTCATCGCCGAGTCGCTCTGGCAGGCGGGCATCCCGACCGACCTGCTCGCCCTGGTCGACATCGACGAAGCGGAGCTCGGCAGCGAACTCATCACGCACCCGCTCGTCGACCGGGTCATTCTCACCGGCTCGTTCGACACCGCAGCCCTGTTCCGCTCATGGCGTCACGACCTGCCCCTGCTCGCCGAGACGAGTGGCAAGAACGCGATCATCGTCACACCGAGCGCCGACCTCGACCTAGCGGCCGCCGACGTCGTGAAGAGCGCCTTCGGGCACGCGGGCCAGAAGTGTTCGGCCGCGAGCCTCGTGATTCTGGTGGGGTCGGTCGGCCGATCGGCCCGCTTTCGAAACCAGCTGGTCGACGCGGTCACCTCGCTCCGGGTGGGGTACCCGGCCGACGCGACGACCCAGCTGGGCCCGCTCATCGAGCCGGCTGCCGGCAAGCTTCTGGATGCCCTGACCACCCTCGGCCCCGGCGAGTCGTGGCTCGTCGAACCGCGCGCGCTCGACGCGACCGGCCGGCTCTGGACTCCAGGGGTGCGCACCGGCGTCGCCGCGGGCTCGGCCTTCCATTTCACCGAGTACTTCGGCCCAGTGCTCGGCATCATGCACGCGCCGACCCTTGCGGCGGCGGTCGAGCTGCAGAATGCGAGCGATTTCGGGCTGACCGCGGGCATCCACTCGCTCGACTCCGACGAGATCGAGGCCTGGCTCGCGGGCGTTCAGGCGGGCAACCTGTATGTGAACCGCAGCATCACGGGCGCGATCGTTCAGCGCCAGCCGTTCGGTGGCTGGAAGCGGTCATCGGTGGGTGCGGGCGCCAAGGCGGGTGGGCCGAACTACCTGCTGCAGCTGGGCCGCTGGGTGGACGAGCCCGGTGAGCCCGGCGACGACATCAGCCTGGCCGGCCTCGACCCGAAGGTCGTGGCACTTCTCGAGGCGTCGACCGCTGGGCTCGACTACAAGGAGTTCGAGGTGGTGCGACGGGCGGCCGTGGGTGACGAGAAGGCGTGGACCGGGTTCTTCGCGCCCAGTGACGCCTCGGCCCTCGGGGTGGAGCGCAATGTGCTGCGCTACCGACCGGTGCCTGTGGTCGTGCGGCTCTCTGAGGGCCGCCCACTCGTCGAGTTGGTTCGCGTGCTGGCCGCGGCGACCCGTGCAGGCGCGCCCCTGATGGTCAGTACGGCGCTCAAACTTCCGC contains:
- a CDS encoding proline dehydrogenase family protein, producing the protein MVDPAHEPETVVAGPRPEPGDLTGLGEAATALVRRWLAESADSPVDDSAARLAGVLKDPNGLAFTVGFVDGVARPDDAVVAGKNLGELAGLTPEFLPPQLRAAIKVGGALGEALPWVVVPTSKRVLRRMVGHLIADASPAKLGKAIAALSAEGVRLNINLLGEAVLGDREAQNRLSGTLELLARPDVDYVSVKVSSIAAELSMWAFDETVERVANSLVPLYRLALPGATGGGATGSAKFINLDMEEYRDLDLTIAVFQNVLERPEFRHLEAGIVLQAYLPDALRAMRGLQAWAAARVANGGAPIKVRLVKGANLAMERVDSIIHGWPLATWSSKQETDTNYKRVLDWALTPERVDAVKVGIAGHNLFDIAFAWLLAERRGVTGSIDFEMLLGMATAQADAVRRQVGGLLLYTPVVHPREFPVAINYLVRRLEENASDENFMSAVFDIGADPAAFERERARFAASLAVLEAELAAPMDDRAPRSADEPAAAVVPLPLPRRTQDRADPETLEAPPRGVFENTPDTDPSLPANRDWARAILSGVESSTLGEQTLQGVHYADPELLDGLLERVAAAGRAWGAQPAEVRAAALRRAGLALEANRDLLLEVMASETGKTIAEGDPEVSEAVDFARYYSVQASELERVDGATFVPPALVVVAPPWNFPVSIPAGGVLAALAAGAGVVFKPAPQARRCAAVIAESLWQAGIPTDLLALVDIDEAELGSELITHPLVDRVILTGSFDTAALFRSWRHDLPLLAETSGKNAIIVTPSADLDLAAADVVKSAFGHAGQKCSAASLVILVGSVGRSARFRNQLVDAVTSLRVGYPADATTQLGPLIEPAAGKLLDALTTLGPGESWLVEPRALDATGRLWTPGVRTGVAAGSAFHFTEYFGPVLGIMHAPTLAAAVELQNASDFGLTAGIHSLDSDEIEAWLAGVQAGNLYVNRSITGAIVQRQPFGGWKRSSVGAGAKAGGPNYLLQLGRWVDEPGEPGDDISLAGLDPKVVALLEASTAGLDYKEFEVVRRAAVGDEKAWTGFFAPSDASALGVERNVLRYRPVPVVVRLSEGRPLVELVRVLAAATRAGAPLMVSTALKLPRPLRALLKERAVRVFVEDDAEWLARAVASEPVARAQAGAADSLASAVIGDIAAGSTVGREFGASFSVNRIRMIGGDPRALATALGGTPDVAVYADEVTRAPRIELLPFLREQAVSMTNHRFGNPSSLASRALPLPSAPPFE